The DNA window CCGGCATCTCCGATGAACAGAGTATGCCCGTCCCCACTGTCGAACGTGGCATAGGCCGGGTTGCGGAGGCCGTAGGCATAGATCTCCGGGAGTGCCCACCCCTTGTTGACGAAGGGGTTGTCCTTTGGAATTGCATACATCAATCCCTCGTCTCTCTGGTTTACGTCGATCCTGAGGACCTTCCCGAGCAAACTTTTCAGATCCTGAGCGTTCCCGGTTCCTGTCGTGTGACCGAGTCCGACATCATTGGCACCGCCGCCGTCCCCGGTCGTCAGGTACAGGTAGCCGTCGTCAGGGCCGAAGAGGATCGGACCGCCGTTGTGGTTCATCGACGGCTTATCGATCGTCAGCAGGATCCGCTCTGAACTCATATCCACCTGGTTTGGATCGGTTGAACTGACCTTGAACTCAGAGAGACGGTTGGTACAGTTCCAGCCGTCCGGACCCCCGTCACGAAGTGGGGCGCTATAGAATACGAAGATCCTGCCATTGTTCTTGTAATCTGGATGAAAAGCAATGCCCAGCAGTCCCCGCTCGTCATAGGTTTGGGAGAGCGTGACCATTCGGTCCCGAAGGTCGAGGAAAGGGGTCGGCAGCGTGACACCGTTCTTGTCGATGATCCGAACAACGCCTGTCTGGTCGACAGCGAAGAGTCGGCCGGTGTCATCATGGGATGAGACCAGCGCAATCGGGGCTGTAAGCCCGTCTGCAACCTGTTTCAGACCGACCGTTCCACTTGCGTTTCCTGAACTGAGCACCGAGTACGAAGACTGATCCTTCATATAGGCCGGTTGCCCGCCAGACTCCCCTGGCGTTACCGTGGTCTGGATATCCGTTCCATTTCCAGATCCTGGTGTGATAGTCTGTGTTCCTGTGGAGCTTCCAGTCTTCGAACAGCCCGCAGCAGCCATAAAAAGCAGAAGTACCACCAGTAGTGAGATCAGAAGGTAATGGGATCGTTGCATGATTGTATCACCATCATTGTAAACAAGTCAGTTCCAGCCATGTTTTTCACAGGGACGAACTGCTGTGTACTATGCTCCGATAGCGATGCAACGCTAGATATACTTTTCCTCAACTGCTTGGGAATATGCAGAAATCCTGCGGTGGAATGAAAGGATTCATAGAAAATATTCGTAAAATGACCGTGAATTGGAATAACTGCGGTGCGCTCTGGACCGATAAAAAAATCAGGCGCCGAGGGAGGCCAGGATCAGTTTCTTGCCAGCCTGCAGAGCAGGCTCGAGTTGAGACCGGTCCTCGCTGATCCCATGAGCCATCGTGGCGTTGCCACCGCCTTTTCCATCGATGAGCAGCGCGATCTGACCGAGGATCTTGCCTGCATCCACGGATCTACTCCCTGATGAGAGGACCAGGTGGAGCGTATCCGTGCTGGAGGCGAGCAGAGCAACTCCGTCGTTTTTGGACAGTTTCCGTGCCAGTGATGCCAGTTGTGATGGATCCACATCGATCTCTTTGATCACAAGGTTCACCCCTCTGACCGATTCGTACCTGACGTTCTGCAGTTCGAGGTCTACCAGCCGTGCCCTGAGCCGTTCGACCTCTTTCCCCCGCTCTTTCCATTCGGTGAAGAACCGCTGCACGCTGCTCGGCAGGTTCTCTGGCTGGATGCGGAGCGTCTGAGCTGACTCATCCAGCAACTGTTCGACATGCTGCATCGCCGTGATCGCTGCTCTGCCGGCTGAGAATTCGATCCGCTCGATCCCGTCCTGGATGTGCTCGACCCGGAGGATCTTGATCGCACCGACTTCGCCCGTAGACTTGCAGTGCGTCCCTGCACAGGCCTCGATATCGCCGTCGACCTTCACAATCCGAATCTCTTTACCCGGGGGAACCCCACCCTGGTACAGCCCGAAACCATACTTCTGTTCGGCTTTGGTCCGTTCCTCGATCTTGATCGAGATCGGCCTGTTCTTCATCACGATCTGGTTCGCCTTCACCTCGATCCTGCGCAGTTCTTCAGGCGTGATATGCTTGAAGTGCCTGATATCGATACGCGAGCTCTCACTTCCCTTCTGAGCGCCGGACTGATGAATATGGGCGCCGAGCACCTCTTTGCTGGCATGGAGCAGGATGTGCGTGGCCGTATGATGGCGCATCAGCGACCATCTCCGGTCTTCATCGACCATCCCTTTCACCCGTTCGCCGCGTTTCAGGCTCCCACCACTGATCTTATGCAGGATCACGCCGCCCATCTTGATGGTGTCCTCGACCCGGACCATAGACTCGGCCGTGACAAGGGTTCCGGTATCTGCAGGCTGGCCACCTCCTTCTGGATAGAAGAGGGTCTGGTCCAGGATTACATACCCGTCGAAGAAGTCCAGAACCATCCCCTCGAACTCCACCTCGGTGGGAAGTTCATAATAGAGGGGATGCGTGTCCGGCAACCCGCTGACCCGTTCTCGGTACGATTCAAGGGGATCGTCCACCTGCTCTTTCTGGCTCTCAGAATGCATATCGGCGATCAGGGAGTAGAAGTTATCCGGCAGGTCGACCACGGCTCCCTCTTTTGAGGCGACTTCCTTGATCAACTCGGGTGGCAGGCCATGCGAATCGTAGAGAGTGACCACCTCTTGGAGTGGTACCTTCTCACTCTTCTTCTTGTAGGTGGTGGCGACCTTCTGAATGATCCGGGTACCCCGTTCGATGGTTGCCGCATACTTCTCGACCTCGCGGTCCACGATCTCGTGGATGACATCCAGGTTCTGCTCGAACTGGCTGTTTCCGATCTTGTTGATCTGCATCTCTATCAGATCCCCGAGGTCGATGTCCATCTTGAGGTCGTTCATGACCCGCAGTGTCCGCCGTAGCACGAGCCGGGCCAGATACCCTTCCCTGACATTGGACGGGACGATCAAATCCCCAAGCATGTATGCCAGACATCGGGTGTGGTCGGCGATCGTGTAGACCTGTTCGATCGGGACGATCATCTTCTGGAGTTTCTCGATCGGAACATCGATTGTGGCGGCTACCTTCTTTCTGAGCTGGAAGAGGTTGGCACCGGAGATGTCCATAAGCCCGGCGAACTTGGCGTTCAGGGCCAGCATCTTCGTGCTTTCCGGGTTATCCAGGTGATGGTCGAGCCCGGCAGAGTGCATGATGGTGCTGACCATATCCGGGAAGACGGCATCATAGATGGTCGGCGAACCGGTCGAGGCCCAGACCATCCGTTCGAGCCCGTATCCGGTGTCGACGACCCTGGTCGACATCGGGTAATACTGGTTCCCTTCCAGTTCGACAGGGGGGTGATCGGTCTTCTGCCGCCCAAGGCTCATAAAGACCAGTGTGGCGATCTCAAGCCCACCGATCATCACTTCAACTGATGGACCGGCATTTCCTCCGCCGATCCAGGGGTGCTCCTTGTAGGTGATCGCATTCAGGTCGCCGCCGATGGAGTGTACAAACTCGTCGCAGAGTTCGACGGTGTGGTCCTTCCAGTAGATCTCTTCTTTGGGCGAATTGAAGGCATGATGAGCCATCATCTCAAAGAGGGTCAGGTGCCGGCCGGATCGTCCGACCGAGTCCAGATCGTTCAGACGGATGCAGGGCTGGGAGATCGTCAGCGGGTTTGCCGGCGGAGGTACGACACCGCTCGTCACATAGGGCTGAAAATCAGCAATCGAGGCGATCGTCAGGTAGATATCGTCCCGCCATCGAGCTGCGACGGGGTACCGGTCGATCCGGGTATGCCCGTGGCGCTCAAAGAATGAGAGATAAGCTTCCCGCATCTCATCGAGGGTATGCGGTCGAAAGACAGGATTTCCGATGAAATTGTAGGGCTCACAGGGTGCATCCCCGCAGACCTGACGCTCAGGATCGCGTGTCCAGAATGATGCCCCACAGGACGTGCAGGTCTTCCGAACCAGCCCCTCGGATTTGAAATAATCGAGCTCGTAATCTTCTTCGCTCATGGAAAACCACGTGTTATAACGATCTTCGTCTGGTGATCATAAATACTGTTGGTTGTTCATGCAGAATGGTCGCTCATCGAGGTACCAACGGGCGTATTCCTGAAAAATTCCAGTGAGTTGCGCGATTTTGACTGCCAGAATATGACAGCAACTGCCGCCACGATAGATGAAGTCGTTGCACGTACAGAAGTCCTCGTCAACAATATATCTGTCATTGGTACCGACCACGACCCAGAAGTCCAGGTACTTCTGTACCCTCTCCTCATCCAGAGCCTCCAGGGCCTTGATCCCCCGATTTTTATACTGCTCAATCACGGCAGCCCGAAGCGGTTCAGTCAGGGCTCCGGCCTCCTCGATATCAGCCCAGAGGTCACTCATAGCGAGGGAAAGATCGAGAGTTCTGGCTGGTCGGGTATATAGGTCCAGTTCATCCGTTCTGCCAGCGCCTGCATCCCGGGGGCTTCGAGCGCATAATGTGTGGATTCGATGCACGGCAGCGGTGCCGCTCTGGCCACAGAATGCTTCATCTCTGAGGAGAGGAACACATCGGCGCCCATCTTCTTTGCCTCAGCGAGCAGGCAGGGATCAAATCCGCCTCCACCGACCACGGCGAGCCGTTCGAGTCTGTCCAGAGTTCCATAGATCCTGACCGGTCCGGCGTTCAGGCGATCGACCATCTCGGAGAGGGAGAGCGTCACCGTGCCGACCAGACCCAGCGACATCGGTTCCGGGTCGGTCAGGGAGAGGAGTGATGCCAGTCCGGTGTTGATTCCATCCGGGGCGTGATCAAAGTTGGTATGCATCACATAGATATTCAATTCGGCAGAGAGCACCGCTCTGAGCAGTGATGCGGTAGGACCGTCGACGGTGGTGATCGGATTCCAGAGCGGCGTGTGATGAACGACCAACAGATCTGCCCCTGCCTGGACGGTTTCATCGATCACTTTTGGGGTCGCATCCAGGGCACAGCAGATCCTCCCGATCTCTTCCCTGCCTTCGATGATCAGGCCGATCCGCCCGGCGTCATACGGTTCGGCACCGTCTGGTGGGGCGATCTCTTCGAGTTGACCGATCAGGGCTTCCCGTTGCATACCTACAATTTGACATCCAGCTAATTAAAGGATATATTACCTGAGGGAATATCCCCAGATATAAATATTCTCAAGGGTAGTACTTTCTATGGAAAAGTCCATTGGCCTGATCAACCAGCGGATCGCTGACGGCAATGCCACTGTTGTTACAGCAGAGGAGATGCCTGCCCTGGTTGATGAACTCGGTGAAGAAGGGGCCCTTGAAACAGTGGATGTGGTCACGACCGGAACATTTGGAGCGATGTGCTCGACGGGAGCATTCCTGAACTTCGGTCACGCCGACCCGCCGATCCGAATGGAACGGGTCTGGCTGAACGATGTCGAGGCGTATGCCGGCCTCGCTGCGGTGGATGCTTATATCGGCGCCACCCAGCAGTCCACAACGCGTGGGGACCAGTACGGCGGCGCCCATGTGCTCGAGGACCTGGTATCCGGGAAGCAGATCGACCTCCGGGCCATCTCCCGCGGTACCGATTGCTATCCCCGGCGGACGATCAACACCGAGCTGATCCTTGAGGATCTGAACCAGGCCACCATGTGTAACCCCCGGAATGCATACCAGCGCTACAATGCCGCAACCAACACCACCGACCGGACCCTCCACACCTACATGGGGATGCTCCTCCCGAACAGTGGAAACATCACCTATTCTGGGGCAGGGCTGTTGAACCCGATCACCAACGACCCGAAGTTCCGGGTGATCGGAAGCGGGACGCCGATCCTGCTCGGTGGCGGTCAGGGGATGATCGTTGGGGAAGGGACGCAGCACTCGTCCGGTGCCGGATTCGGGACCCTGATGGTCACCGGGGACCTCAAGCAGATGTCACCGGAGTACCTGCGTGCAGCCACCATGCAGGGGTATGGGGTCACGATGTACATCGGGGTAGGGGTGCCGATCCCGGTGGTTGACCTCGAGGTTGTCCGGTCCACGGCAGTCAGAGACGAGGATATCCTGGTCGATCTGGTCGACTACGGGGTGCCGAGCAGGTCACGTCCGGTTCTACGGCAGGTCAGTTATGCCGACCTGAAGAGCGGAACGATCGATCTGAATGGGGAGGAGGTGACCGCCTCGTCGCTCTCGAGCTTCCGGATGGCCAGGCGGGTCGCGGCGGACCTGAAAGAGCGGATCCTTGCCGGAACGATGTCGATGACCCTGCCGACCCGGCAGATCGATCCGAACAAGCTCGCCCACCCGATGCATGAGACGGTGCATGCCCCGCGGGTCTGTGATATCATGGACCGGCACCAGGTGAGCATCACCGAGGACGAGGAGATCCGGACGGCGGCAAAGAAACTGTTGAAGGGTGAGACCAACCACCTGACGGTGCTGAATCTGGAGGGACGACTGGTCGGGATGGTCACCACCTATGACCTCTCCAAGGCCGTCGCCAACCCGGGGAAGGTCTCGCTGGTCAGGGAGATCATGACGAGAAAAGTGATCACGACCACACCCGATGAGGTGGTCGACGTTGCAGCCCAGAAACTGGAACAGTATAATATCAGTGCCCTGCCGGTGATCGATAAGGCCGGCCGGGTGCTCGGCATGCTGACGGCACTTGACTTAGGAAAACTGTTCGGCAGGAGGTGGACACGATGAAACTGGTGGTGACCTTCTCGCGGAAGAAGGGGAACGAGCCGATCATTGCAACGGTGGTCAAGGAGACCGGCGTGCTGATCAATGTCGAACGGGCTCGGATCGACTCCTCTGAAGGGGAGGTGCTGATCGATGTGCCGGAGGAGAGTTGTGCGCTGATCCGGGACCGGATGGAAGCGCTCGGGGCCTCGGCCCGACCGCTGGAGCGGACGATCCTCTTCGATGAGCACGAGTGTGTGGACTGCGGGGCCTGTATTGGGATCTGCTCGCAGAACGTCTTTTCCTTCGACCCGGATTGGCGTCTCATCGTGAAGGAGGAACGATGTGTGCTCTGCGGAAGGTGCCAGCAGGCCTGCCCGCACCATGCTCTTTCATTGCTGGTATGATCCGGGCTCATTTTCAGTTTAAGGAGACGATCACCACGATCCTGGCCGAGGAGCAGGCCTGGATCGAGGTGGCGAAGGAAGCGATGATCACCGCCCGGCAGGACCTGGAGCGGTACATCGCCAGGGATCCGTTCTTTCAGATGACGCTTGAGCCGTATACTCCGGATCATGGACCTTCGATCGCGGAACGGATGGCTGGTGCAGCCGGAGGTGCCGGGGTCGGACCGATGGCCGCGGTCGCCGGCACGATCGCCGCCATTGGGGTGGGTGCGATGGCCCGGGCAGGGGCCGCATTCGGGGTGATCGATAACGGCGGCGACATCGCCCTGATCACCGACCGGCCGCTCAGGATCGGGATCTATGCCGGCACGTCACCAATATCCGGAAAGGTCGCGTTTGTTCTCCCGCCGCAGCCGGCGGTCTATGGGGTCTGTACCTCATCGGCGACGGTCGGGCCGTCCCTCTCGTTCGGGGTCGCCGATGCGGTGACGGTCTTTGCATCCGACCCGTCGGTCGCCGACGCCTGGGCGACGGCGCTCTGCAACCAGGTTCGGCCTGGGGTGAGCACTGCCTTTGACAGCCTCGCAGGGAGTGGTGTCGACGGGGCTGTGGCAATCCTTGGTGGCGAGGTGCAGCGCTGGGGCTCGGTTCCGCCGATGGTCAGTGCAACGGTCGACGAGAATCTGATCACTGCCGGCGAACTATATTAAGTCGACAACCAGGTCATCGATATTTTTACCACTCTGGGGTGGTGACGGTGAACCCGGTTTAAATAATATCGGAAGGATTGTCCGGGATGAGTCCGCCGGAAGCAATGATTATTTATTGGCAATAGACGTTATCAGTCAACATACCCCATGTCGCAGCTGTATCACATTCTCTATGTCGATGACGAGCCCGCCCTGCTCGATATAACCAGGATATTTCTGGAGAACGGAGGGGTTTTTTCTGTCGACTGCGCCATGTCCGGAAGTGAAGCTCTCTCCCGGATCGCTGCCGGGAATTACGATGCAGTAGTCTCGGATTACCAGATGCCGGGGATGGACGGGATCACGCTCTTGAAGAAGGTGCGTGAAACCGATAAAACCCTCCCGTTCATCCTTTTTACCGGCAAGGGCAGGGAAG is part of the Methanosphaerula palustris E1-9c genome and encodes:
- a CDS encoding PQQ-dependent sugar dehydrogenase, with product MVLLLFMAAAGCSKTGSSTGTQTITPGSGNGTDIQTTVTPGESGGQPAYMKDQSSYSVLSSGNASGTVGLKQVADGLTAPIALVSSHDDTGRLFAVDQTGVVRIIDKNGVTLPTPFLDLRDRMVTLSQTYDERGLLGIAFHPDYKNNGRIFVFYSAPLRDGGPDGWNCTNRLSEFKVSSTDPNQVDMSSERILLTIDKPSMNHNGGPILFGPDDGYLYLTTGDGGGANDVGLGHTTGTGNAQDLKSLLGKVLRIDVNQRDEGLMYAIPKDNPFVNKGWALPEIYAYGLRNPAYATFDSGDGHTLFIGDAGQQLFESVYQIKKGGNYGWNLKEGTHSFNPSQPGTPNSTVPTVGSRGESLTDPIIELGHDLGLVVVGGYVYRGTAIPGLTGKYLFGDWSESFTIGNGTLLLGTPPAINGTGTQNGMWSVGLVNISTSQNGRVNGFVRGFGEDDQHELYLLTSQASGPSGTTGKIYQITAPTAVKTPTTP
- the alaS gene encoding alanine--tRNA ligase, with the protein product MSEEDYELDYFKSEGLVRKTCTSCGASFWTRDPERQVCGDAPCEPYNFIGNPVFRPHTLDEMREAYLSFFERHGHTRIDRYPVAARWRDDIYLTIASIADFQPYVTSGVVPPPANPLTISQPCIRLNDLDSVGRSGRHLTLFEMMAHHAFNSPKEEIYWKDHTVELCDEFVHSIGGDLNAITYKEHPWIGGGNAGPSVEVMIGGLEIATLVFMSLGRQKTDHPPVELEGNQYYPMSTRVVDTGYGLERMVWASTGSPTIYDAVFPDMVSTIMHSAGLDHHLDNPESTKMLALNAKFAGLMDISGANLFQLRKKVAATIDVPIEKLQKMIVPIEQVYTIADHTRCLAYMLGDLIVPSNVREGYLARLVLRRTLRVMNDLKMDIDLGDLIEMQINKIGNSQFEQNLDVIHEIVDREVEKYAATIERGTRIIQKVATTYKKKSEKVPLQEVVTLYDSHGLPPELIKEVASKEGAVVDLPDNFYSLIADMHSESQKEQVDDPLESYRERVSGLPDTHPLYYELPTEVEFEGMVLDFFDGYVILDQTLFYPEGGGQPADTGTLVTAESMVRVEDTIKMGGVILHKISGGSLKRGERVKGMVDEDRRWSLMRHHTATHILLHASKEVLGAHIHQSGAQKGSESSRIDIRHFKHITPEELRRIEVKANQIVMKNRPISIKIEERTKAEQKYGFGLYQGGVPPGKEIRIVKVDGDIEACAGTHCKSTGEVGAIKILRVEHIQDGIERIEFSAGRAAITAMQHVEQLLDESAQTLRIQPENLPSSVQRFFTEWKERGKEVERLRARLVDLELQNVRYESVRGVNLVIKEIDVDPSQLASLARKLSKNDGVALLASSTDTLHLVLSSGSRSVDAGKILGQIALLIDGKGGGNATMAHGISEDRSQLEPALQAGKKLILASLGA
- a CDS encoding SWIM zinc finger family protein, producing the protein MSDLWADIEEAGALTEPLRAAVIEQYKNRGIKALEALDEERVQKYLDFWVVVGTNDRYIVDEDFCTCNDFIYRGGSCCHILAVKIAQLTGIFQEYARWYLDERPFCMNNQQYL
- a CDS encoding Nif3-like dinuclear metal center hexameric protein yields the protein MQREALIGQLEEIAPPDGAEPYDAGRIGLIIEGREEIGRICCALDATPKVIDETVQAGADLLVVHHTPLWNPITTVDGPTASLLRAVLSAELNIYVMHTNFDHAPDGINTGLASLLSLTDPEPMSLGLVGTVTLSLSEMVDRLNAGPVRIYGTLDRLERLAVVGGGGFDPCLLAEAKKMGADVFLSSEMKHSVARAAPLPCIESTHYALEAPGMQALAERMNWTYIPDQPELSIFPSL
- a CDS encoding homocysteine biosynthesis protein, which encodes MEKSIGLINQRIADGNATVVTAEEMPALVDELGEEGALETVDVVTTGTFGAMCSTGAFLNFGHADPPIRMERVWLNDVEAYAGLAAVDAYIGATQQSTTRGDQYGGAHVLEDLVSGKQIDLRAISRGTDCYPRRTINTELILEDLNQATMCNPRNAYQRYNAATNTTDRTLHTYMGMLLPNSGNITYSGAGLLNPITNDPKFRVIGSGTPILLGGGQGMIVGEGTQHSSGAGFGTLMVTGDLKQMSPEYLRAATMQGYGVTMYIGVGVPIPVVDLEVVRSTAVRDEDILVDLVDYGVPSRSRPVLRQVSYADLKSGTIDLNGEEVTASSLSSFRMARRVAADLKERILAGTMSMTLPTRQIDPNKLAHPMHETVHAPRVCDIMDRHQVSITEDEEIRTAAKKLLKGETNHLTVLNLEGRLVGMVTTYDLSKAVANPGKVSLVREIMTRKVITTTPDEVVDVAAQKLEQYNISALPVIDKAGRVLGMLTALDLGKLFGRRWTR
- a CDS encoding 4Fe-4S binding protein, with the protein product MKLVVTFSRKKGNEPIIATVVKETGVLINVERARIDSSEGEVLIDVPEESCALIRDRMEALGASARPLERTILFDEHECVDCGACIGICSQNVFSFDPDWRLIVKEERCVLCGRCQQACPHHALSLLV
- a CDS encoding UPF0280 family protein; the encoded protein is MIRAHFQFKETITTILAEEQAWIEVAKEAMITARQDLERYIARDPFFQMTLEPYTPDHGPSIAERMAGAAGGAGVGPMAAVAGTIAAIGVGAMARAGAAFGVIDNGGDIALITDRPLRIGIYAGTSPISGKVAFVLPPQPAVYGVCTSSATVGPSLSFGVADAVTVFASDPSVADAWATALCNQVRPGVSTAFDSLAGSGVDGAVAILGGEVQRWGSVPPMVSATVDENLITAGELY